cgctctatctctctctctctctgtgtgatgtTGTTTTTTGCAACACAAACTAACAAATCAGACGCCGTTCTCTTAGTTAGAGAAGAAAAGCTGCAgccaaaacagtttttaatgtttttattctctTTCCAGATTGGTGGTGGTGGCTCATCGTTGTCTTTGTGGCTGTTGCAGCGCTCCTAATAATCACTGTGGCTGTCATCAGATGGAAGAGAGCTAAAGGTGAGAACATTTacagatgaaacaattacaAACCAGATCTTTCAATAAACATGGATTTTTATTGTGGATCCTAAAGTCAACTCTCTTTTGTCTCTTCAGGGAACAAAACACCGACGTATGAAAACGTGGTGAGTTTTATGGCTGAGTTATCAAATGTCTGTACAGTCCAGCTCCTCTTTTTTAATTCGAAAAGACAGTGTAACAACAGTGACATACAAGGTAAATGACACATAGATGTATGTACAGGTAGCGATAGGcaataaagacaaatacatACAGCATACAACAGTTATGATGATGTGGTAAGAGGCAGAGTACAGATACATGGTATGGTAATCAGCTCCTCTTTAAAAGTGTCATCAAAATCTAAACAGCCTTCATAGAAGAATACTAGATCTAGATCACACATTACACCAATCTGAAGTTGGGAAAAAATGCACATTGCGATGTTTGCAGAATAtaatatatgtttaaaatcacaataatatcgtattgtgacataactatcgtgatgatattgaaTTGTGAGGCCTCTgatgattcccacccctaataaatAACAGTCTGTCTTCCTCACTATAGTGGATGTTATGAAATGTACTTGTTGTATTTAACTTATTTCTTATTTCCCTGATCTGTAGGTGGTGGACGCCTACAGATCAGAGAAGTGGGATTGGGATTGGAAAGGGTGTCTTtgattgtgttgtgttgttttttcacaGGTGCGTTATGATGTAGATGATGATACAGTGATCTATGAAAACCTCAGATCTCCTGATCCACATTGTTGCTGCTGTCAGAGACTCTGCTAGTTGATCagtctcagctggacttgatTGCTGAGACTCTGAACTGATAAAGTAGAGCCGAGCGAGTGGcatggaattctaaactccggtggatttatgaggattatggttaactgctcctcagatctctgcagggtaaatccagacatctagctagactatctgtccaatcagttTTCTCTCGAACGACTATTTTGCAaaggctctgtgcggagtttagcgccaccaatgacgattctgattggatTAAAGGAATGCcactaaaccagagcacgttttcctcccatcctcgaatgctatgtggagtaacCAGACTCTCCTTCGAcgcactttggaggagggtctggcaaaacGAGACTACTGTCAACACAACACGCTGTCAACCGCTCCGTTGCTCCAGCGATGGACTGACCTCACCCCCACAGCCCGATCGCACATGAGCCGGTTCGGACCAGTTTAACCAGCTCAGACCCCGGTGGAGGGTCCTCTGAGAGTTAACTCTGAGAGTTAAGTGGTCACATATAAATAGAAACTGTTAAATGTTTTATGTGTAGTCCTGTctagttttgtgtgttttgtctattcACTGTTTATGTATGTACAATATGAGTGGGTTTTAAAAATGCAGCAACAGTAATTGACTCGTGGTAAGCTGTGAGAGTTAGCTGATTGGTACGAGTGGATACAAACCTGTTTAGCCCAGGTTAATTAAATGGAGTGCCGATAGTGTAAATGAAAGTGTTGATCTGTGGTGAAAACAAGTGTGcggtgtcctgccttcagttcATTGTGCTTGAATGCCCTTTGCAAAGTTTGGcgtgtgtatttgcatgttgATTGCCTTGTGGTTACCTGCATGGGGGGTTGGTTCGCTGCGCTGCTTAGGGGGCTGATTAGCGGGAGGACAGATTTGACGAAAGGGTTACGCTATAGTTTGACCCATCTTGGTGCTGTCCACAAAGGAACTGTTGTTGCCTTATGAATTATGCATTGTTAAATAAAAGGGATGTATTCTTCTACATTAGTGTTGGCTAACTCAGTTTATTACAATATAATCtgcaaataaagaaatgttCACCACTTCATTCTGATCTGTGTTCTGTGATTCCTTCATGTACTAACAGAGTCATAATGGAAAGTGAAACCTTAATACTGATGCATCAACACATAAGTAGTTGGGGTGGCAACCTATTCGCCCCTAGTCGTGCAcgacagacactagccaggatgtcctgccacaatactgtagcctatcagacaaggtacTCACAGTACtcaagtaacatctcaaaaccaatgatgataattggggttgtgtttattaatgaagcctcagccttcaaataaaaacaaaaaatgtacaatgccattacatctgcattgaaaataaaatacaaataatgaaatgacactggctacagaaaccccaaattacacaaagttgtaattataaaacagtacagagtattactgacaacactttcagagataaagtaggctacttgctgtACATGAATATGGGGATTAGATATTATGTAGAACTATACCAAAACTACACTTGGAGTGTTAGTTACTATATACTGTAACTTATAACTATTCAAATTTTATGTTGGAGAAGTAAaagtttctctgtttctctttcacaAACAACCACCGGGGGcctattgcacaaaagtagaataaagaaatccaggataaatgaaaaagcgcagcttgacttagtgtgatccactcatcgcggcttaatcggttgcatgtttgccgagccaggataagtaggtgaagctatgtcaagccaggtgtacatagctgggataagtgcacgATCACAGATgtcttaaatagaccacggtatcgatcacagatttactgatgcagaaatggaaaagacgtgtgcagcagcagcttctaatggaaatttacgaggaggtgaaacatataatatgcaaaaagggaaatacggctgttatcaaacggaaaaaaaagcccaacagaaaatagcggaccgactgaatacgtatggatttaaaaaaaatctacttagtcactccacgttttaattgctttaatatgattgttttatgtgttggttttattgctgtatctgtttttatgtgctaaatgtgctggttttagtgtaaagtgtctttgagtagcctgtaaagcactatataaataaaaattaaaaaatcttgttcctgggaaattcataaggactaggcttaatttcaaagcttattcataatgcgagaatatgttttacaaccatatgcacaaatctccataagctatttctaattctaaatatctttctacaattactgttcatacagaacaagcatgactggacaaaaactagaaaaaaaatgacttcaatacacactgtaagcatatctgtaaaacaatgtagcctgttattattcatgtttttttttctcactcccaagcttgaagatgacaagtgacagcaccaaaataaaatgattaagaagctttgtggcatTCCAACAAATTCTCTCTCCCATTTGgtaaaaaaggacatttgatcaggtgccattgtcatcgttattgatgctaaaagtctcctttagagtCCGCTGCACCATGTGGGAGGATCCCCCTGCCTCCCGCCGCCTCCCCGCCTCCCCATGTTGCACGGGCGGGGGCACATTTCACGGGGACAGCAGCGGAGGAAAAGCCCATTTCCTCCGTATCGTCCCACTTTTACCATtaccatctcaacaactgcagtaggaggatttaaatcaaactcgtgacagcaatagtgacaagtaatgcatgttaataaaatgaagcagaacacattcagaagacaacgGAATAACTGTTAAACACGTTTATTTCGGATCAGAGTGGCAGCTGATTTAAACACATAAAACGCCAGGATTAATCTTAGCACAAAAGCAGGCTGTTAAAGCCTGCtctggaccaggctagctggCAAAGCAGAATAACAGCctccatggttacttggctgggtttaattcaacctgcttttgtgcaacgaagtcaaagctaaattcatccaggataacctgaaTATCCTGGCTttatcccttatcttggttttgtgcaatacccctccggtctttgccagttccacaatagtaaacacaaatatgaaagaaaaggaaaaactgcactctgatggaagacagacagaaagtgcaagtTTTTGGTTAAACTCTTGTTTAAATTTTtgtgaattatttagcccccttccctgtttgttagcacgtttagagtggtaccaatgcatgcctgatgttttcccgtttaattcaataccatagtcttcatcctagcagcaaaactgagctcactacaacctctcatatacaaccAAGTGAAATCGCGGTCAACCTGTGATAAATTAATAAACgtgtttaatgtttcaaattaacctaacagaaattattaaacacgttaagtttgacagcactTGATGGCacaatcattttcataatcatgatgcacaccCATGTTTATTGCTGACTATGCAATTTGCTAAGATAGGGATTAAGGCAACCTATTATAATGTGTCCTGCTCCTGGCACTTACCAGTAGGCTACCTCTTGCTGATGTGATATTAactctgctgtctgtccctCATCATGACCAGGCTGTGGATGCTCTGTGAGCTTTTTGCATTTTGCTGCATCAGTCTCGAGAGACTTGGCCCTCTTTTCTTTGAAGTTTCCCCATCCACCTTTCTCCTTACGTTTTCTACTAGCCATTGTCACGTCTAATGATGTTGTACGCCTactcttcttcctttttttttttttttttacacgtagCATATAAGTGATCGTGTTAGTGCCCCCTGCTGTTGACTGTTgactcttgagcaaggcacagaacccccaactgctcggggtgcctttccatgggcatccccctcactctgacatctctccattagtgcatgtataggtactgagcgtgtgtgtaattcaggcctgtgtgtaataacaacagagtgaaagcattgtaatttcccttgcgggactaataaagtatacaaaaaaaagtagtatTTCATTGTTGAGGTTAAGCTACTTTTACCTACTTTATATATATTGGTGATCTAATATCGATGTAACAAAATGTCCCACATGAACAAACTTTCAACAAGTCGTCTCTGCAGCGTGTCCCATTCTGCCTCCCACGGGCCGGGTCGGGCCGATATTTGCTGCCACTATGCTCGGGCCAggccgggccgggcccttgatcaagcatttatgttttttttaatcattactttgtTAGCATAATTGGGAGGGGAGAaagctatgtttttttttacgtttcttcattcagatccatttgcgatccattccattctgaataaacaaacaacacagtttacatgcttcgtccttgttgcGTTATTCATTGAGATAATTCTAAATAGTTTTCTGttgttcaaacaactctgaattgtagttgagaaggTCAGGTATAATGTTAAAAACTGTCAGGTTTAAATTGAtctcgggctcataattacagttaatgtgtcgggccggtccaggctcggacacaacgtgcacaggctcaggcttgatttttttgggcccgatctaagctctacTCCAGACACATTCACACTTCCTCAAACCCGTTCACTGCCATTCTCTCCCTGTCCACCAGATGGCTTCTGACTTTTTCTCCTGTCCCAGTGAAGGGGGTAGTGTACCTCCTATTGGGAGGTTCATAGGCTAGCAAGCCACCACCTTCcgctagcattccattgactgccattcattttggcgtcactttgacagtgaataactttacatctgaagtgtttaaagactatttgtccattgtttatttctaaacaaACACggcaatgtataaaaggctccattaccttgcaTCTCATGTTATGGTTCCGTAGCAgccgtttttataaaaataggctaacgattgtgtcataaccaagtgactttctgtcacatagtagataaattaccgtatagtcaggagaagctcgaAGGCAATCGGGGGGACgtggaggcatacagtcaaaataattaTCAGAATACTTACCAAAAGTTGCTCATGGACAGCTCCTACTcaccctctccatctctgtaagattgggaatgattgagatttctcttggcacagctaccagaagacttccaactttcagaccgGTTGCTCACATTACATCTACGttgtcaagctcagtttgaggctcgGAGGCTGCGCAgcaacgctcagccatcaccggaaaagtgcttctaactGACTACACTGGTCTCTGTGGAAGTCTATGGTGTCactttgtccatttatttaactgtctatggtcccAGTCACCTCACTCAGTTCAGTCAGGACACTCATCAGTGTTTTAACAGTTTGTTAGGTTTAGGTTTACACATAAATATGACAagagaaagaaatcaaagaACAAGAAGAGAACTAATACACAGTTTGAATGTTGCTCCTTTACAGATGTCCTCTGACTTTTTCTCCTGTCCCAGTCGCCTCACTCAGTTCAGTCAGGACTCTCATCAGTGTTTTAACCGTTTGTTGAAACTAGTCTCAGTGAGCCCAAACCTGCCAGGGGTTAAAGTAGTTTTCAACACAACTCAATACGTGTCTCTTTGTCCTAATAAATTGTggactgtctgtgtgttcttTCAGCTGCTACAGTATCACTATATTGCACCACGGACATCAAGAGTGAAATCCTGCTGGGCGAGGAGTTTGACTCTTTAGCTGTGTGTtcataggctaacgattgtgtcataaccaagtgactttcTGTCACATAGTAGATACATTGGGATATCAGATGTCCTCTGACTTTTTCTCCTGTCCCAGTCGCCTCACTCAGTTCAGTCAGGACTCTCATCAGTGTTTTAATCGTTCGTTGAAACTAGTCTCAGTCAGTGGCGGCGCCAGATATTTTCTGAAGCTGGTTTCTTTGGGGTTGCTGGACGTTTCAGTGAGGGTGCTCTGAAATTTTGAGTTTCCCTTGACACaaatagctaacgttacacacacTTGCGCAGATGCCCACCCACCTCCGCCGCGGTTTACTAAACGAGCGAAAGATTTATTTAAAGTTGCCGATACAACAGCACCATAGAACTCTGATTAGCCcaccaaacatatttcaaatatcATCCAAGAAGCCGGGTTCAAACAATCATTACTGCAGCTCTCATACAGTGGCTCAGAAGAGTAGGCTAATGCAGCAGGCcatacaccacacacagccaagcacacacataaaaacacacgcaTGTATCCTCACACAGTTTTCACACTTGCACGTATGGTCAAAATACTGTAGTCATATCTGTAGTGacttaatatatttaaataagcCACGGAGGGCGAACACGTTTTCTGGGCTAAAAATAAACCGATGTCCAGTGCGCTGTAGCTACAACTTTAGATTTGGTGatccatttattcacatttctgtaaaacacGTTCACTGCATGCTCTTCTACGAGACAGAGATAAGAGTAGCCTAAAGTTCTTGCATGGACCCCTATCTGCTGACTCACCCACTGTGGCCTGGTTGTGCgatcccctggtctaatgtcacgtACATCAGGGTGACGTTAAGCATCCTCAGCAGCAATCACGGCAGCTGTCAGCTCATCTTCCTCCGGCTGCTTTTCTTCGTCCCGCTTGGTGACCGGTTCACCATATCTGTCAGTCTCATTTACAGGTTGTGATAAAGTCCCCACACCTTGACGTTGAGGGAGTAAAAAACTATCCATTGCTAGCGTTAGACTCACTTCTCTAAtcctaacggctccaaatattGAGCTCTTCTTGTTCTTTGTGAATACGTTACTGCGGAAGTATGGTCAAAAGTTCAATGCGTGCTGCACCCTTTGGCCGAATACGATCACCTGTGTTTTTAAGCCTAAAAATAAtcggtttgttttattaatgcatttattcatttttcaaatataaattatactatttacacattaacgattttttatttatttataaatcaacCACAGCAATTTCTTTGGGGTGCTAAGGGGGTGCTATGGCACACCTAGGGGTAGCTACAGCACACCCTAGCCCCTCCCTGGCGCCGCCGCTGGTCTCAGTGAGCCCAAACGTATTGAGTTTTCAACACAACTCAATACGTGTCTCTTTGTCCTAATAAAGTGTGGACTGTCTATTTGTTCTTTCAGCTGCTACAGTATCACCATATTGCACCACGGACATCAAGAGTGAAATCCTGCTGGGCAAAGTTTGACTCTTCacctgtgtgttcatgtgtgctgTCAAACATCACCATGAATCCTGTCTGGTTTCTAATAAACACCATCTGAAGAAAACAAGCTGCATTACTGCAAACATTTATCTTAACCAACAATCTTCCCACGCTCAACTCCCTCAGTCGTCTTTTTCGTCTTTTCAGGTGTGAAACACGTCAGTGTCACAAATGTCACAAATATTCTTTTTAGGTGTGAAAGACGTCAGTGTCACAAATACACCGTGGGACTGGACACAGTGTGAACACCAGACTCAACATGAGATTAATACAGTTTGTTTGTTGCAGCGTTAGATTGGATCAATGAACGCAGAAACATTTAACTATGAGAGAAAACTATGTTTCAAATATGCAAAAGTGTAAAGAGAAAAAACCTTTTTGTCTGTTTGGCGTCTATAAGAGATTCAAACAgactacccctaaccctaaaagtCATTAtgaggaagtgacatcatccTAATTTCAGGAAGTAGGTGCAGCATCTCTCGACTAAAGCACTATTTTAGAAACAGTTCTGAGCAtcagaacgagagagagaagaagcagagacacagagaagcaCGATGGAAGAGTTCAAATGgatcaaaatgtctttatttctgATACCGCTGCTTCACTTTACAGGTAAGAAGacttatatcatatatatatatatatatatatggaaggCACATTAAAAATCAAATGTATCATAATTATTGaatttactttattagttaAATTTTACTTCATGACAGACCTGTTTGTTGTTAACATGGTGAGTTTAGTGAACTCTTGGTAAACAAGGATGAAGAAAAAATCGTCACTATGAAcacaacagacatttattttctctcatcttcttaacagcagcagctggaaaccatctcctctcctccactGTCAGAGCTGGAGATGATGTCACTTTGTCTTGTAAACATGTGATAGACGGTCAGAGAAAGTGTGACAGTACTACCTGGATCTTCAGTGGTTCAGGAAACACAGTGCCGCTGTTTGAACTCGGGAAGATTAAAGAAGAAGCCGGAGATAAATCAGACAGACTGAGTGTTAGAGAGAACTGTTCTCTGGTTATAAAGAAGGTCACAGAGGAGGATGCTGGTCTTTACATCTGCAGACAGTTCAGATCAGGACAACAACAAGGTCCAGATACTACGGTTGTTCTGACTGTTACCAGTGAGTATTTACATCATAATGTTTTCAAACTTGTCTTGTTagaataatataacaaaacattaCAATCAGGCCAGCTGACAGTCTTGCCTGGGCCTGGGACAAGATAATCTTAGATGCCCCCCCGCACCCAGATCTCTCCTTTTACCTTGCTCTaactctcctctgctcttcctctcctgttcctctcctctcctctcgctgaaataaagtgtgtgatcAGTCTCTGATCCATCCTGCTCGGACTCTCCGACGGGGCAGCCCCTCCCGCATCActgtgactctctctctctctctctctctctctctctctctctctctctctctctctctctcttctctcacaGAGCAGCAGGCCCCTCCCGcatccctctctctgtcacctGACTGCAGCtggctctctctcctctctgtctcatccTCTCTGACGGAGCTACCAAACTCAGCTGTTTCTGTCAAAGAGAACGTGTTGTGTCGGGCTTTTATACGAGCTAATGGAGGTTAACATTAGAGCTGGCCTGTTAGGTTACGTTACAAGGCTCGTAAACGTTGGCTGCGCTGTTTCTTACCTTGCTCTACGTTGACTTTACTAGTTCCAGCTTCACCATCaccaactttttttaaatatgtgtttAGAAAATCTCTAAGGcctctattttcttcttctcgtcgtctcttttctttccttttctgagTACCGGACTTGTGCTGAGCGGACATTTTGTGCGTACTTTACTTCAAATCAAATGACATCAAATTTTGATCAGTGGCCAAACCATTTTtgtgttgggggtgggggggttctTGACCACTATTTCAAGGACAATTGTTACATAATGTTTTCAAATTGTCTTATTTGAAAAATAGGTGAGAACATGTTGAGCTGTTTAAAGTCACTTCAAACTGATGAGAATAATTAcctaaaacatgtttattttgtggattTGAAGTTTTAATATTACATCACAACAGTGTGTTGAGTTGTGTTCATCTGTTCAGAGGgctgtactacgaatcaagataACAACCACGATCCTGCATAACCTGTACTAtgacgctggttatcaactagttcagtcaacccgGGGTTTCCTAATCCAGCGGCgtgcgcgttcacataaaagaggcggtgtttgcacagcacgaccaatcgcaaacatctaccagagcgtcatattttatataagaagagcaaataataattctacataaatatgaagaacacagacacggttttgcaggaaaaacgcaatacagtcgccgtttcctaaaacaggaaggaaagctggcaaaaaaaatagcTGATGCTGTAGATGTGTCtatcacaacgcttatcaatatcacttcctcatcagtcaggcacaaaatctgaccataattacacttgtgctttccataaactgccgttgctgtagcctattatttcagttgcaaccctggcagtggaagcaattgtgagagcaaataaaacataattctaactgatgtgcgcattggcaacacacggctcaagaagccaagAAATAGCCTGTATGTAATTCTCtctgctgaaaatctatatctttcaaaACAATACCCATCGGAGAATGTTAACCGGGTTGTCgctctctaaatgttttaacttttatgagcgcagctctctctctctctctctctctccgagcTCCACCAGATCTTCTAAGAATGGTGatgccgttatcaatcgacctattgattggtcagtaagcggtgcttttacaccggttgatctctgatcaccaacttaacctgctcccgaccaggggtccttttcagaaagcaggtttagtaaAAACTCTGAGTTTAATCCTGAGATAAGGGAAACTCtaggttttctgtttcagaaagggaggttaatCATTACTGAGAGAGATGGGtaactccagcccgtttcagaaagagaggtaacttagaGTCAGTTattatggtaactgagcctgtgaacctaacctggttgtgagcaggttttcttcaagaaattTTGAGTTTCTCTCAATCTCCCCCCTCTcacacagcgctctttcatttcctcattcattcattcagtctgtctcAGGTGCATTTTAGAGCTATTtatctgaataaataaaaaaacgggatcgtcgacaaaaggacatgacatgtttgagaaaaaaaagtctctt
This genomic window from Perca flavescens isolate YP-PL-M2 chromosome 18, PFLA_1.0, whole genome shotgun sequence contains:
- the LOC114572868 gene encoding uncharacterized protein LOC114572868 produces the protein MEEFKWIKMSLFLIPLLHFTAAAGNHLLSSTVRAGDDVTLSCKHVIDGQRKCDSTTWIFSGSGNTVPLFELGKIKEEAGDKSDRLSVRENCSLVIKKVTEEDAGLYICRQFRSGQQQGPDTTVVLTVTSWWWWLIVVFVAVAALLIITVAVIRWKRAKGNTPTYENVAHPEGGVSYASIRYTKKTNRRAQAQGGDEDDAVTYSTVKAPSSSAAAAASADLSNLYANVNKPKK